A genomic segment from Arcobacter acticola encodes:
- a CDS encoding DUF4238 domain-containing protein, with protein sequence MSVPKNHHYISKFYLRNFTESGDEKEMLFAYDKVKNNYFRSNPDDICYIKYFNKISFPERNI encoded by the coding sequence ATGTCAGTTCCTAAAAATCATCATTATATTTCAAAATTTTATTTAAGAAATTTTACAGAATCAGGTGACGAAAAAGAAATGTTATTTGCTTATGATAAAGTAAAAAATAACTATTTTAGATCTAATCCAGATGACATATGTTATATCAAATATTTCAATAAAATCTCTTTTCCAGAAAGGAATATATAG
- a CDS encoding CcdB family protein — translation MAQFDVYENINEKTKEQIPFLLDIQNDILKNVSSRVVIPLVISKEAIDFLNPKFVITEIDVILSTAELASIPMEILGNKVCSLKDKREEIIGAVDFLVTGF, via the coding sequence ATGGCTCAATTTGATGTATATGAAAATATAAATGAAAAAACAAAAGAACAAATTCCTTTTCTATTAGATATTCAAAATGATATATTAAAAAATGTATCTTCAAGAGTTGTGATTCCTTTAGTAATTAGTAAAGAAGCAATTGACTTTTTAAATCCAAAATTTGTTATAACTGAAATAGATGTAATTTTATCAACTGCTGAACTTGCAAGTATTCCTATGGAAATTTTAGGAAATAAAGTTTGTTCTTTAAAAGATAAAAGAGAAGAGATTATTGGAGCAGTTGATTTTTTGGTTACGGGGTTTTAG